The following are encoded in a window of Haloarcula halophila genomic DNA:
- a CDS encoding Cdc6/Cdc18 family protein, whose protein sequence is MDIEARIKRRQRRDGEHRLILDYEALSPVSHATEPTDRGPVFERLLDHLDPVFEGKLPPNAYVHGPAGAGKSAVVTALFGHLEQLPTDARAVIHTTTRAQTPTSPAFVYVDTRATTSEFAFYHAILDNIIEESVPEHGIGTETLRSRLHETLSGRHSGVVVGVDHIDDPSGTDTTDLVDLFAGLPSKASWLAIGELDPSQTEVTEYTARSIQVDRYRRQMLVDVVMTRASDGLAQQALDHRSARTIADWADGNAHDALAALLIAAVHADSSGRDRIAETDVTAAIEEIPEPCVSLGRVLSLPANRQRVLRELVDLGTDETASVTKTTEAIAQQSAVDLSQGTVKRFLYELAEVGIVERVQSTTDTGQGRPPSRLEPRFPPTAFRQLYDLSQ, encoded by the coding sequence ATGGATATCGAAGCGCGAATCAAACGGCGCCAACGCCGCGACGGAGAGCACCGGCTGATCCTCGACTACGAGGCCCTCTCACCGGTGTCCCACGCCACAGAGCCGACAGACCGCGGCCCGGTCTTCGAACGGCTCTTGGATCACCTCGATCCCGTCTTCGAAGGAAAGCTACCGCCGAACGCGTACGTCCACGGTCCCGCTGGAGCCGGAAAGTCGGCCGTCGTCACGGCGTTGTTCGGTCACCTCGAACAGCTCCCCACGGACGCACGGGCGGTCATCCACACGACGACGCGTGCACAGACGCCGACCTCACCGGCGTTCGTCTACGTCGACACGCGGGCGACGACGAGTGAGTTCGCGTTCTATCACGCGATCTTGGACAACATCATCGAAGAGTCGGTTCCCGAACACGGGATCGGGACCGAGACCTTACGATCCCGGCTTCACGAGACACTCTCCGGACGCCACTCCGGGGTCGTCGTCGGCGTCGACCACATCGACGATCCAAGCGGGACCGACACGACCGATCTCGTCGATCTGTTCGCCGGCCTCCCGAGCAAGGCCAGTTGGCTGGCTATCGGTGAACTCGATCCGTCACAGACCGAGGTGACCGAGTACACCGCCAGGTCGATCCAGGTGGATCGCTACCGCCGACAGATGCTCGTCGACGTGGTGATGACGCGGGCTTCCGACGGCCTCGCCCAGCAGGCGCTCGACCATCGATCGGCGCGAACGATCGCGGACTGGGCCGACGGGAACGCACACGACGCGCTCGCAGCCCTGTTGATCGCCGCCGTCCACGCCGACAGCAGTGGCCGTGATCGGATCGCCGAGACCGACGTGACTGCCGCGATCGAGGAGATCCCCGAGCCCTGTGTGTCACTGGGCCGTGTCCTCTCGTTGCCGGCCAACAGACAACGGGTCCTTCGGGAACTCGTCGATCTCGGTACCGACGAGACTGCCTCGGTGACGAAGACGACAGAGGCGATCGCCCAGCAGTCCGCAGTCGATCTCTCACAGGGGACCGTCAAGCGGTTCCTCTACGAACTCGCAGAGGTCGGGATCGTCGAGCGCGTACAGTCGACGACGGACACGGGGCAAGGGCGACCGCCAAGCCGGCTGGAGCCACGGTTTCCACCGACGGCGTTCCGCCAGCTCTACGATCTGTCCCAGTAG
- a CDS encoding universal stress protein, with protein sequence MALETILLAVGPNDKDRIDELADAVTDIAGPAGSEVIVAHVFTDEEYENVVDRLEFESVAEANPDQVADRHTTVRELLKRLDDANLQTSVRGAVGNHGEQIVSLAESVGADLVVVGGRKRSPTGKAVFGSTAQEVMLSAPCPVTFVRGED encoded by the coding sequence ATGGCACTTGAGACGATTCTGCTTGCCGTCGGCCCGAACGACAAGGACCGCATCGACGAACTCGCCGACGCCGTGACGGACATCGCGGGTCCGGCCGGTTCGGAGGTCATCGTCGCACACGTCTTCACTGACGAGGAGTACGAGAACGTCGTCGACCGACTGGAGTTCGAGTCCGTCGCGGAAGCCAACCCCGACCAGGTAGCGGATCGGCACACGACCGTCCGAGAACTCCTCAAACGACTGGACGACGCGAATCTCCAGACCAGCGTCAGAGGCGCCGTCGGTAACCACGGAGAACAGATCGTCAGTCTCGCGGAGAGTGTCGGTGCCGACCTCGTCGTCGTCGGCGGCCGTAAGCGCTCACCGACCGGCAAAGCTGTCTTCGGCTCGACCGCACAGGAAGTCATGCTCAGTGCTCCCTGTCCGGTCACGTTCGTCCGCGGCGAAGACTAG
- the glpB gene encoding glycerol-3-phosphate dehydrogenase subunit GlpB, with protein sequence MAIESEVLVIGGGLAGLSSALAAARAGADVRLLSYKQSTLQNASGLVDLLGYTHEGDGPLTDPYDAIPDLPEEHPYRTVGVDGVREAMAMFDDVTDYRGGHTDTNALLPTHGGTVKPTARYPKGAAAGLASDDRDVLLVGLGSMVDFDAPHVAAHLEAAGVPFDARGVTIEFPGDLRADAKVTRYAKLLDTNGEVAVDGRMVGARDALADTIEPHLDGEERVGLPAILGDDHPGAVRAALGDHLGVDVFEVPMGPPSLPGLRLEDTLFEALDEAGGNFETGNPVVDYAGEDGHIEEVYIEKTGAKIPVSGDQYVLATGGLVGKGVESDREGVYEPIFDCHVPHAEDRYDWFDLEVFGDHQFARFGLPTDEQLRPLTADDDVEFDNLRAAGSILGGYDFAAEKSGSGVSIATGHAAGTTAAQEVQ encoded by the coding sequence ATGGCAATTGAGTCGGAGGTACTGGTCATCGGCGGCGGTCTCGCCGGTCTCTCTAGTGCGCTCGCAGCCGCTCGCGCGGGAGCCGACGTTCGACTCCTCTCGTACAAACAGAGCACCCTCCAGAACGCTTCCGGACTGGTCGACCTCCTCGGATACACCCACGAGGGTGACGGGCCGCTGACCGACCCCTACGACGCGATTCCCGATCTCCCGGAGGAACACCCCTACCGGACCGTCGGCGTCGACGGCGTCCGCGAGGCGATGGCGATGTTCGACGACGTGACCGACTACCGAGGGGGTCACACGGACACCAACGCCCTCCTGCCGACCCACGGCGGGACGGTCAAACCAACCGCACGGTACCCGAAGGGAGCCGCCGCCGGACTGGCCAGCGACGACCGGGACGTGTTGCTCGTCGGCCTGGGATCGATGGTCGATTTCGACGCGCCCCACGTCGCCGCACACCTCGAGGCCGCCGGCGTCCCTTTCGACGCCCGCGGGGTCACCATCGAGTTCCCGGGAGACCTGCGGGCCGACGCGAAAGTGACCCGGTACGCCAAGCTCCTGGATACCAACGGCGAGGTCGCGGTCGACGGGCGGATGGTCGGCGCCCGGGACGCGCTCGCCGACACGATCGAACCCCATCTCGACGGGGAGGAACGCGTCGGACTCCCGGCCATCCTCGGGGACGACCACCCCGGCGCAGTCCGGGCCGCGCTCGGTGACCACCTCGGTGTCGACGTCTTCGAGGTCCCGATGGGACCGCCGTCCCTGCCGGGCCTGCGGCTAGAAGACACCCTGTTCGAGGCACTGGACGAAGCCGGCGGGAACTTCGAGACGGGCAACCCCGTCGTCGACTACGCCGGCGAGGACGGACACATCGAGGAGGTGTACATCGAGAAAACCGGCGCGAAGATCCCCGTCAGCGGCGATCAGTACGTCCTCGCGACGGGCGGTCTCGTCGGGAAAGGCGTCGAATCCGACCGCGAGGGAGTGTACGAACCGATCTTCGACTGTCACGTCCCTCACGCCGAGGACCGGTACGACTGGTTCGACCTGGAGGTGTTCGGCGACCATCAGTTCGCGCGGTTCGGCCTACCGACAGACGAGCAGTTGCGCCCGCTGACAGCGGACGACGACGTCGAGTTCGACAACCTGCGTGCCGCCGGGAGCATCCTGGGCGGCTACGACTTCGCAGCCGAGAAGTCAGGTAGCGGGGTGTCGATCGCGACGGGCCACGCGGCTGGCACGACCGCCGCACAGGAGGTACAATGA
- the ppc gene encoding phosphoenolpyruvate carboxylase: MTLHARDLPQDVRELGELLGDVLETQSSTEAFETVEQIRTASIDYRKGDLDSRDTIGQTLDRLDPEMEGVVARAFTTYFELINLAEERERVREIREGSQDGTIEDSVAEAIEGLADADVGSETVEDVLDDVFIEPTFTAHPTEARRKTVKAKLRSVANGLETLDEVRLTDREEHTVRRDVRSEVTSLWQTPQVRDRRPDVTDEALNIQWYLENVLFEVIDEVYDELERAIGEEYDEGIDVPKLYEFRSWAGSDRDGNPFVTPEVTEETLERQRETVLPLYRDRLKALSGVLSQDASNLSIGDRFAERLAEHKERLPGVAAEAEERYPDEPYRQKLKLMRESVLRVSDVRQGGYDSPEDLLKDLRTIAASLRDNDAAIIAESHVDPLIRKVDTFGFTLASLDLRDHRKMHTDAIAEAVERQGIDYEEMSEDERVEFLTEAILQNGSVIDMENTDGLSEDSIRVLRRFRKTADWQNEFGVDAIDTYAISWCEEPSHVLEVLFLADQVGIVDLPGYCGLDIVPLLESEYALSGARRIMGTLFENEAYAQALEARNTVQEILLGYSDSNKENGYLAANWSLYNNQRRLANITDDFDVDMRLFHGRGGSISRGGGPMNDAMLALPNETVTGQIKFTEQGEAIAEKYANEDIAERNLEQMLNAQIRARHNAMEEPVEDIPEEWVEAMETASEAAREEYQSLLETDGFVDYFEQATPITVIENLNMGSRPASRSEDRSVEDLRAIPWVFSWTQARCIIPGWYSIATGLNTYLDDGGDIETLQEMYEEWPFFKTKLDNASLALARTEMGIAEEYADLADDDLRERIFPRIRDEYEETVDLVTEITQREGLLSRDWLEENLERRNPYVDPLNLLQVRLLAQSHLTEEEKQTLRLTVLGIAAGMKNTG; the protein is encoded by the coding sequence ATGACTTTGCACGCCAGAGATCTCCCCCAGGACGTCCGGGAACTGGGCGAGCTACTGGGCGACGTACTGGAGACCCAATCCTCTACCGAAGCGTTCGAGACGGTCGAGCAGATCCGTACAGCCTCGATCGACTATCGGAAAGGCGATCTGGACAGTCGGGACACGATCGGGCAGACCCTCGACCGGCTCGACCCGGAGATGGAAGGCGTCGTCGCCCGGGCGTTCACTACCTACTTCGAACTGATCAACCTGGCCGAGGAACGCGAGCGGGTCAGAGAGATCCGTGAAGGGAGTCAGGACGGGACGATCGAGGACAGCGTCGCCGAGGCGATCGAGGGACTCGCCGATGCCGATGTCGGTTCGGAAACGGTCGAAGACGTTCTCGACGACGTGTTCATCGAGCCGACCTTCACCGCACATCCGACCGAAGCCCGCCGGAAAACCGTCAAAGCGAAGCTCCGAAGCGTGGCTAACGGCCTGGAGACGCTCGATGAGGTCCGCCTGACCGACCGCGAGGAACACACTGTCCGCCGGGACGTCCGTTCGGAGGTCACGAGCCTCTGGCAGACCCCACAGGTCCGTGATCGCCGGCCAGATGTCACGGACGAGGCACTGAACATCCAGTGGTACCTAGAGAACGTCCTCTTCGAGGTCATCGACGAAGTCTACGACGAACTGGAACGCGCTATCGGCGAGGAGTACGACGAGGGGATCGACGTCCCGAAACTCTACGAGTTCCGCTCGTGGGCCGGCTCCGACCGTGACGGCAACCCCTTCGTCACGCCGGAAGTCACCGAAGAGACGCTGGAACGCCAGCGCGAGACGGTCCTACCGCTGTACCGCGACCGGCTGAAGGCCCTCTCGGGAGTCCTGAGCCAGGACGCCTCGAACCTCTCGATCGGCGATCGGTTCGCCGAGCGCTTGGCCGAACACAAGGAGCGGCTCCCCGGAGTCGCCGCCGAGGCCGAAGAACGGTATCCTGACGAACCGTACCGCCAGAAGCTCAAGTTGATGCGCGAATCGGTCCTGCGGGTCAGCGACGTCCGGCAGGGCGGCTACGACAGTCCCGAGGACCTGCTCAAGGACCTGCGCACGATCGCTGCCAGCCTCCGCGACAACGACGCGGCAATCATCGCCGAGTCCCACGTCGACCCCCTCATCCGGAAGGTCGACACGTTCGGGTTCACGCTCGCGAGCCTGGACCTGCGTGACCACCGGAAGATGCACACCGACGCTATCGCGGAAGCGGTCGAGCGCCAGGGCATCGACTACGAGGAGATGTCCGAGGACGAGCGCGTCGAGTTCCTGACGGAGGCGATCCTCCAGAACGGTTCGGTCATCGATATGGAGAACACCGACGGGCTCTCGGAGGATTCGATCCGGGTCCTGCGTCGGTTCCGTAAGACCGCCGACTGGCAAAACGAGTTCGGCGTCGACGCTATCGACACATACGCGATCAGCTGGTGTGAGGAACCCAGCCACGTGCTGGAAGTGCTGTTCCTCGCCGACCAGGTCGGCATCGTCGACCTACCTGGCTACTGTGGCCTGGATATCGTCCCGTTGCTGGAATCCGAGTACGCGCTCTCGGGTGCCCGGCGCATCATGGGGACGCTGTTCGAGAACGAGGCCTACGCACAGGCCCTGGAGGCACGGAACACCGTCCAGGAGATCCTGCTTGGTTACTCCGACTCCAACAAGGAGAACGGTTACCTCGCCGCCAACTGGTCGCTGTACAACAACCAACGGCGGCTGGCCAACATCACCGACGACTTCGACGTCGACATGCGCCTGTTCCACGGCCGCGGTGGCTCGATCTCCCGCGGTGGCGGCCCGATGAACGACGCCATGCTGGCCCTACCAAACGAGACGGTGACCGGACAGATCAAGTTCACCGAACAGGGTGAGGCGATCGCCGAGAAATACGCCAACGAGGACATCGCCGAGCGGAACCTCGAACAGATGCTCAACGCCCAGATCCGGGCGCGCCACAACGCGATGGAAGAGCCGGTCGAGGACATCCCCGAGGAGTGGGTCGAGGCCATGGAGACCGCCTCCGAGGCCGCCCGCGAGGAGTACCAGTCGCTGCTGGAGACCGACGGCTTCGTCGACTACTTCGAGCAGGCGACTCCGATCACGGTCATCGAGAACCTAAACATGGGGTCGCGCCCGGCTTCCCGGAGCGAAGACCGCAGCGTGGAGGACCTGCGTGCGATCCCGTGGGTGTTCTCCTGGACGCAGGCCCGCTGTATCATCCCTGGGTGGTACTCGATCGCCACTGGGCTGAACACCTACCTCGACGACGGCGGCGACATCGAGACGCTCCAGGAGATGTACGAGGAGTGGCCGTTCTTCAAGACGAAACTCGACAACGCCTCCCTGGCACTTGCCCGCACCGAAATGGGGATCGCCGAGGAGTACGCCGATCTCGCCGACGACGACCTCCGCGAGCGCATCTTCCCGCGGATCAGAGACGAGTACGAGGAGACCGTCGATCTGGTCACGGAGATCACCCAGCGCGAGGGACTGCTCTCGCGTGACTGGCTCGAAGAGAACCTCGAACGCCGCAACCCCTACGTCGACCCGCTGAACCTGCTGCAGGTCCGGCTGCTCGCCCAGTCACACCTCACCGAGGAGGAAAAGCAGACGCTCCGGCTGACCGTCCTGGGGATCGCCGCCGGGATGAAAAACACCGGATAA
- a CDS encoding anaerobic glycerol-3-phosphate dehydrogenase subunit C, whose translation MSDAESSTEFDPTAPNTGEDFEPVDVFPDSDDFDLRPGADSCYKCSTCDTNCPVAEVDDDFPGPKFQGPEQWRLKQNEDDYTIDDSITDCSNCMRCDNACPSGVPLSQMHNTARGEYVSEQMSKFSVEYVRNRILANYRTSATIASKVPRLANFAMNFGPARWVMEKTMGITSEREFPAFAKQTFREWWSARGGAAASNENAQQAREARGEDRDADKKVAYFHGCYSNYNTPEVGKAMVRVFEEYGYEVVVPEQRCSGTPMFANGMLDDARRGAEVNVSSMADLIEEGYDAIASCTSCSMALRQEYPELFDIDGIDEVAANTFESVEYLRINEDLKGDLQAAEVEGDLAREFAYHAPCHARNQGLEHQSVELFRELDGTGIEDVGESCSGISGTYGWKAEKYEKSMAIADDMFDHMDDASGDTGMTECPTCAMQMEHGTGYDIRHPLELLEAALVE comes from the coding sequence ATGAGCGACGCCGAATCATCCACAGAGTTCGACCCGACGGCACCGAACACGGGCGAGGACTTCGAACCCGTCGACGTCTTCCCCGACAGTGACGACTTCGACCTGCGCCCCGGCGCGGATTCGTGTTACAAGTGTTCGACTTGTGATACCAACTGCCCGGTCGCCGAGGTCGACGACGACTTCCCGGGCCCGAAGTTCCAGGGGCCGGAGCAGTGGCGCCTCAAGCAAAACGAGGACGACTACACGATCGACGACTCGATCACGGACTGCTCGAACTGCATGCGGTGTGACAACGCCTGTCCGTCGGGGGTGCCCCTCTCCCAGATGCACAACACCGCCCGCGGGGAGTACGTCAGCGAGCAGATGAGCAAGTTCTCCGTCGAGTACGTCCGGAACCGCATCCTGGCGAACTACCGGACCTCAGCGACCATCGCCAGCAAAGTTCCGCGGCTGGCGAACTTCGCGATGAACTTCGGGCCGGCCCGGTGGGTCATGGAGAAGACCATGGGGATCACCAGCGAACGCGAGTTCCCCGCGTTCGCGAAACAGACCTTCCGGGAGTGGTGGTCTGCTCGGGGCGGCGCGGCGGCCTCGAATGAGAACGCCCAGCAGGCCCGCGAGGCTCGCGGTGAGGACCGCGACGCCGACAAGAAGGTCGCGTACTTCCACGGCTGTTACTCCAACTACAACACCCCCGAAGTCGGGAAGGCGATGGTTCGGGTGTTCGAGGAGTACGGTTACGAGGTCGTCGTCCCCGAACAGCGATGTTCCGGGACGCCGATGTTCGCCAACGGCATGTTGGACGACGCCCGCCGGGGTGCGGAGGTCAACGTCTCCTCGATGGCCGACCTGATCGAGGAGGGGTACGACGCCATCGCCTCCTGTACCTCCTGTTCGATGGCGCTGCGCCAGGAGTATCCCGAACTGTTCGACATCGACGGGATCGACGAGGTGGCGGCAAATACCTTCGAGTCCGTCGAGTATCTACGGATCAACGAAGACCTGAAGGGCGATCTGCAAGCGGCCGAGGTCGAAGGCGACCTCGCTCGGGAGTTCGCCTACCACGCGCCGTGTCACGCCCGCAACCAGGGGTTAGAACACCAGTCCGTCGAACTGTTCCGGGAGCTGGACGGCACCGGCATCGAGGACGTCGGCGAGTCCTGTTCGGGGATCTCCGGGACCTACGGCTGGAAGGCCGAGAAATACGAGAAGTCGATGGCGATCGCCGACGACATGTTCGACCACATGGACGACGCCTCGGGCGACACCGGGATGACGGAGTGTCCCACGTGTGCGATGCAGATGGAACACGGGACGGGGTACGACATCCGCCATCCGCTGGAACTGCTAGAGGCAGCCCTGGTCGAGTGA
- the glpA gene encoding anaerobic glycerol-3-phosphate dehydrogenase subunit GlpA produces MAPSPHVVVIGGGSTGAGITRDLAMRGLDVTLLEQGNLTHGTTGRMHGLLHSGGRYAVSDQASATECIEENRVLRDIASHCVEMTGGLFVKRPEDTEEYFERKLSGCEECGIPADVVSREEAREIEPHLAKDIDKAISVPDGAIDPFRLVVANAASAQEHGARVETHSTVTDLVVEDDEVVGVEVDHSAGPGKRVHGTEGGTEEIRADYVVNATGAWAGRIGDMAGVDIEVRPSKGVMTIMNSRQVDTVINRCRPKGDADIIVPHETTCILGTTDEEVDDPEDYPEEQWEVDMMIETLSELVPMLQEARTIRSFWGVRPLYEPPDVGSDDPTDITRDFFLLDHEERDGLDGMTSIVGGKFTTYRMMGERISDHVCDQFGIDTDCRTADVPLPGSDDFTVLRDYMDEFGLRSPIGRRSVERLGSRADEVLKTDGPNPTVCECEGVTRAEIQDAISQSGSDLNAVRIRTRASMGNCQGGFCVHRMASELHGVSASGGSADGAAAGEYDENVARRAWDELLQERWKGQRHALWGQQLSQAMLNYALHATTQNRDNDPADGDPIDFAAFDTGSGRPGGATGADVAADGGRTDGN; encoded by the coding sequence ATGGCTCCATCACCTCACGTCGTCGTTATCGGTGGCGGCTCCACCGGGGCGGGTATCACACGGGATCTCGCCATGCGCGGGTTGGATGTCACCTTACTCGAACAGGGAAACCTCACACACGGGACGACGGGACGGATGCACGGGCTCCTCCACAGCGGCGGCCGATACGCCGTCTCTGACCAAGCGAGCGCGACCGAGTGTATCGAGGAGAACCGTGTCCTCCGGGATATCGCGTCACACTGTGTCGAGATGACCGGCGGGCTGTTCGTCAAACGACCGGAAGACACCGAAGAGTACTTCGAAAGGAAGCTCTCGGGCTGTGAAGAGTGTGGCATTCCCGCCGATGTCGTCTCCCGCGAGGAGGCCCGGGAGATCGAGCCACACCTCGCGAAGGACATCGACAAGGCGATCTCGGTTCCGGACGGCGCGATCGACCCGTTCCGGCTGGTCGTGGCCAACGCGGCAAGCGCCCAGGAACACGGCGCGCGCGTCGAGACACACTCGACGGTGACGGACCTCGTCGTCGAGGACGACGAGGTCGTCGGCGTCGAGGTCGACCACAGTGCCGGCCCCGGCAAGCGCGTCCACGGGACCGAAGGCGGCACCGAAGAGATCCGCGCGGATTACGTCGTCAACGCGACGGGCGCGTGGGCGGGCCGCATCGGCGATATGGCCGGTGTCGATATCGAAGTCCGCCCCTCGAAGGGGGTCATGACGATCATGAACTCCCGGCAGGTCGACACCGTCATCAACCGCTGCCGACCCAAAGGCGACGCCGACATCATCGTCCCTCACGAGACCACGTGTATCCTGGGGACGACCGACGAGGAGGTCGACGACCCCGAGGACTACCCCGAGGAGCAGTGGGAGGTCGACATGATGATCGAGACCCTCTCGGAGCTGGTCCCGATGCTCCAGGAAGCCCGGACGATCCGGTCGTTCTGGGGCGTCCGCCCGCTGTACGAACCGCCGGACGTGGGTAGCGACGACCCGACCGACATCACGCGGGACTTCTTCCTGCTGGATCACGAGGAGCGGGACGGCTTAGACGGGATGACCAGCATCGTCGGCGGGAAGTTCACCACCTATCGGATGATGGGCGAGCGGATCTCCGACCACGTCTGCGATCAGTTCGGCATCGACACGGACTGCCGGACGGCGGACGTTCCACTCCCGGGAAGCGACGATTTCACCGTCCTGCGGGACTACATGGACGAGTTCGGCCTGCGGTCGCCGATCGGCCGCCGGAGCGTCGAGCGACTGGGCTCGCGGGCCGACGAGGTGCTCAAGACCGACGGTCCGAACCCGACCGTCTGTGAGTGTGAGGGCGTCACCCGCGCGGAGATCCAGGACGCCATCTCCCAGTCCGGTTCCGATCTGAACGCCGTTCGAATCCGGACCCGCGCGTCGATGGGCAACTGCCAGGGCGGCTTCTGCGTCCACCGGATGGCGAGCGAACTCCACGGCGTCTCCGCGAGCGGGGGCTCGGCTGACGGAGCGGCAGCCGGGGAGTACGACGAGAACGTCGCCCGCCGGGCCTGGGACGAACTGCTCCAGGAGCGCTGGAAGGGCCAGCGCCACGCCCTGTGGGGCCAACAGCTCTCCCAGGCGATGTTGAACTACGCCCTGCACGCGACGACCCAGAACCGCGACAACGATCCGGCCGACGGCGACCCGATCGACTTCGCCGCCTTCGACACGGGGTCGGGACGGCCCGGTGGGGCGACCGGAGCCGACGTGGCCGCGGACGGAGGGCGAACGGATGGCAATTGA
- the glpK gene encoding glycerol kinase GlpK codes for MEDTYVGSIDQGTTGTRFMVFDHSGQVVANAYETHEQIYPEPGWVEHDPIEIWENTQQVVVDGLEEAGLDASQLEALGITNQRETTIVWDEETGKPVHNALVWQDRRTTDRVEEIQEQDKVEWIREKTGLECDAYFSATKTEWLLDNAEPLKMQSSRGADLRDRAEDGELLMGTIDAWLIYNLTGNHITDVSNASRTMLYNIRDLEWDDELLAEFGVPESMVPEVRPSSDEDYYGYTDPDGFLGEEIPVAGALGDQQAALFGQTCFDEGDAKNTYGTGSFYLMNTGEEAVASDHGLLTTIGFQMSGEPVQYALEGSIFITGAAIEWLEDVDLINNAAQTAELARSVDSTDGVYMVPAFTGLGAPHWDGRARGTIVGMTRGTEKAHIVRATLESIAYQTRDVAEAMEADSNIETTSLRVDGGAVKNNFLCQLQSDIIQTDIVRPEVDETTALGSAYAAGLAVGYWDTVDELRDNWQVDREFTPEKSSEEVDKRYDRWDDAVGRSLDWAQEE; via the coding sequence ATGGAAGACACATACGTCGGTTCGATCGACCAGGGGACGACAGGCACCCGCTTCATGGTGTTCGACCACAGCGGCCAGGTCGTCGCGAACGCCTACGAAACACACGAACAGATCTACCCCGAACCCGGTTGGGTCGAGCACGACCCGATCGAAATCTGGGAGAACACCCAGCAGGTCGTCGTCGACGGTCTCGAAGAAGCAGGCCTCGACGCCAGCCAACTCGAAGCGCTGGGTATCACCAACCAGCGTGAAACGACTATCGTCTGGGACGAGGAAACCGGCAAGCCCGTCCACAACGCACTCGTCTGGCAGGACCGCCGCACCACCGACCGTGTCGAGGAAATTCAGGAGCAGGACAAGGTCGAGTGGATTCGCGAGAAGACCGGCCTCGAATGTGACGCGTACTTCTCGGCGACCAAAACCGAGTGGCTCCTCGACAACGCCGAACCGCTCAAGATGCAGTCCTCGCGCGGTGCCGACCTCCGGGACCGTGCCGAGGACGGCGAACTCCTCATGGGCACGATCGACGCCTGGCTCATCTACAACCTTACCGGTAACCACATCACCGACGTCTCCAACGCCTCCCGGACCATGCTCTACAACATCCGGGACCTCGAATGGGACGACGAACTCTTGGCTGAGTTCGGCGTTCCCGAGTCGATGGTACCCGAGGTGCGACCCTCCTCGGACGAGGACTACTACGGCTACACCGACCCCGACGGCTTCCTCGGCGAGGAGATCCCCGTCGCCGGCGCGCTGGGCGACCAGCAAGCGGCCCTGTTCGGGCAGACCTGCTTCGACGAGGGCGACGCCAAGAACACCTACGGCACCGGCTCGTTCTACCTGATGAACACCGGCGAGGAGGCCGTCGCTTCCGATCACGGCCTCCTGACGACCATCGGTTTCCAGATGTCCGGTGAACCCGTCCAGTACGCCCTGGAAGGGTCGATCTTCATTACGGGCGCAGCGATCGAATGGCTCGAAGACGTCGACCTGATCAACAACGCCGCACAGACAGCCGAACTCGCCCGCTCTGTCGACTCGACCGACGGCGTCTACATGGTTCCCGCGTTCACGGGCCTGGGTGCTCCCCACTGGGACGGGCGGGCGCGTGGCACGATCGTGGGGATGACTCGCGGGACGGAGAAGGCGCATATCGTCCGCGCGACACTGGAGTCGATCGCCTATCAGACCCGAGACGTGGCCGAGGCGATGGAAGCGGATTCGAACATCGAGACGACGTCGCTGCGGGTCGACGGCGGCGCGGTCAAGAACAACTTCCTCTGTCAACTCCAGTCGGATATCATCCAGACGGATATCGTCCGACCGGAAGTCGACGAGACGACCGCACTGGGAAGCGCCTACGCGGCCGGACTCGCGGTGGGCTACTGGGACACGGTCGACGAACTCCGCGACAACTGGCAGGTCGACCGTGAGTTCACCCCCGAGAAATCCAGCGAGGAAGTCGACAAACGCTACGATCGCTGGGACGACGCGGTCGGGCGCTCCCTCGACTGGGCCCAGGAGGAGTGA